CCAGTAGTTGTTGCCTTTACCATTAAGTATATCTACCCTTCCTTTGTTTGTTCTTGATTAAGAAGCACTGGCTGGAATATTTAGTCTCATAATAGTTAGTAGATTTGCACATAGTACACATAGTAATCCTCAAAATTGCTTCTGTAGGTGCACTTATACTCATCACCTTGACAAGGTACTGGAGGAGGCTGCTGCTACATTTCATCCACACGTAAAGTTTGTTCGAGTAAGCTACTTTCTTTAATTCTGCGGCCTTAATGTTCAAACACCATTGAATTGTTGTTAGAACACTAGTAATGTCACTATTTAGTTGGAAAAGGTGGATAACTACATGTTTAAATAGCACTGAAAGCCTTGCAAGTATAAaatatcaattgatttataATTGTCTGCACAACATAATCTAGTGTAACCTCTGTGGATGTCCAGACTCCAAAATCCATAGATAAACTTAAGAGTTTCAATCTATTACTTTGTTTCGTGTTCACTCGTGAAATCCCTGTGCTTTATTTCTTAACATGTTTCCATATTTCTGTTGATATATTTATGTCCTACTTTCTGTCTCATTCACAACACAAGCAGCTCTGTAGAGTGTTTAGATATGTAAATGGAATGAACCTTTATATAATTCTTGATTCTTGATAGATTTTATGAATAAAATATGcttgatcaattcaaagatGAAACATAACGCCTAGAAATCTTCAACTAATACTGTTCCATAAGGTTTGTATCATTTGTCAAATCATTCGATCGATTTTTGATTTCCTGTTTACTTTGGATGCTTCTCTGTTTATATAATAGAATTTTCTAAGAAGTTAGATCATGCTGTTCATCCCGGTTATTACCATTTCATGGTGCTACTGCTGTCACctgttttctttccttttctctcaaGTTGAATATTTTTTCTGTGCTCAGGTTGAATGCCCAAAGTATCCCGGATTTTGCCTCACGAGGCAAAAGAATGAGTATCCGTTTATTGAAGTATTTTACAACCCAGAACAGGTTATAATTTGTGTACTTAACATTTTCTGGTTTCCATTTTGTCCTCTCAAATTTGTGGTGTACTTCTGTTTCATACTCTCGTCATTTTATTAACTTCCTCTGGCCATCTTAATGTGAGTCCGAGTGGCAATATGATAGATTATGGTGCTgattatcttgttttttttaggaATATATAAACAAATTCAATGGAAATTGTTCATTTTGACTTGTTGGATCTTTAGTGTACCTTTTCCTACAGGATCTTTACTTGACATCTATATTCCATATCTCTTGTTTCTGAGCGAACAGTTTAAGCATGACCTAATATAGTTTGCTCTCTGTCTCTTTATTTTACTTGAGATAGTATCTCTATTTCCCGCACTGGAAACAGAGTAACCTCCCATGGCTAAACAAATTCGTAGTTTGTTCCTAGATTTTTAAATATGGATCATTTTCTAATTATGAAATGCTTAGCTGTGTATACGCTGGGGTGAGATCAGCTACACGTGTGATGGATCCAACAGACACAACTGTTGCTTTCAGGAGACAATCTGTTGCACAGATAATTGCGAACAATTTCTGACGTGATGTGGTTGGCTAAGGCTGATTTAGGGAAGTAACTGCGGTTAGTGGGTTCCAGTTGTATAGGAATATAGGATTCTATCCAGGCATATCTTATGGCACCAGGCATATCATAGGGCATATAATTAAGTCCATCTTGTTTATCCCTATGACTGAATTTTGTTTTACCTAAGCATCTTATTAgccactccctccgtcccaaaaataagCCAATCGAAGcaacgggacggagggagtatgcatgaATAATTTTGACCTATGGTATTTGTAATGATTTGTTCTGCACTTTCTTAGGCTGCTAGCCCAGGAAAGGCGGTGGACCCTAATGTCACAAAGTACTCAGTGAAAGTTCTCCCTGTAAGTAAATTCCCAACTTATGGTACATAGtccttcaaatttgaactttacTGCATGAGTGGTTTTAGTTACCGCAAAGAAGAGAATACTTGTCACTTGTCAGTCCTATGCTTCACAAACTGGCTGACGTTTTACAGTTGAACTGATGTGATGGTTTGTACTTTCTGCAGTTCAACTATGACCAGAGCGTGTATGGATTCCGGGAATACTTTAAGAAGCACGGATTCaagtattttgaaacaaattagATCAACTATTGAAAATCGTTGTGATGAAACATGATACTAGTTAACAAACTATCTTTAGGACGTTCGTTCCGCCTGTACTAGAACGCTCCTGTTAAAAGCTTGTCTGTATGTGCCTATGTGGCATTACCATAAAATGCTTGCTAATCGGTTCTCAATGAAAGATGGCCAGGCAACTATCGATCTCCAGTCTGCAAAGACAATTAACACTGGATAGGTTCTATTTTGCTGCATGCCCATTTTTACTGTAATGACTAGGCTTTCAAATTCGGTTGTAAATTCAATGTCTTAATTAATGGCTTAGTATGCCTCAACCTTTGTTACATCCCTTGTGGAGTGCAGGGAA
The sequence above is drawn from the Oryza glaberrima chromosome 10, OglaRS2, whole genome shotgun sequence genome and encodes:
- the LOC127785989 gene encoding uncharacterized protein LOC127785989 — its product is MSGMADGSFLDRMVSQLRSACRYYTGYPKDLGPSRIIPFTSERQFVQLLHEGRPVVVAFTIKCTYTHHLDKVLEEAAATFHPHVKFVRVECPKYPGFCLTRQKNEYPFIEVFYNPEQAASPGKAVDPNVTKYSVKVLPFNYDQSVYGFREYFKKHGFKYFETN